The following proteins are co-located in the Haloarcula marismortui ATCC 43049 genome:
- a CDS encoding acyl-CoA thioesterase has translation MSFEYTTTVEVRYTDIDTYGHVNNATYATYFEEARIDYLHDVVNCGEALLSGSESGTGMVIANLEVDYIQPVQISDSVAVAVRVPRLGEKSFPFEYEVRTEDGVAATGETTVVTYDRDTESSRPIPEDWRDAITKFEGL, from the coding sequence GTGAGCTTCGAGTATACGACTACAGTCGAGGTCCGGTACACGGACATCGACACGTACGGCCACGTCAACAACGCGACGTATGCGACCTACTTCGAGGAGGCTCGCATCGACTACCTGCACGACGTGGTCAACTGTGGCGAAGCGCTACTCTCGGGCAGCGAGTCGGGCACCGGAATGGTCATCGCGAACCTCGAAGTCGATTACATCCAGCCGGTCCAGATCAGTGACTCAGTCGCCGTTGCCGTCCGGGTTCCACGTCTGGGTGAGAAGAGCTTCCCCTTCGAGTATGAGGTCCGGACCGAAGATGGGGTGGCTGCGACCGGGGAAACAACCGTCGTCACATACGATCGCGACACGGAATCCTCGCGCCCGATTCCCGAAGACTGGCGGGACGCGATCACGAAATTCGAGGGGCTGTAG
- a CDS encoding AI-2E family transporter, with protein MEYSTDLGRRVLLTLAGVALLLVVGLVLSQFLPTLVFTVFLYYASRPIYRRLGRLPLPKSFLKRAVPYQKQVHAAATIFFFLLPFVVLVGYTLVLVIPELQSFFGEGGLGAAYLSQFQELQGGSPPGPLADLGFSEVLAMGPAEVIDLLRNATVQSWLGRVSDTLIGSLSLLTSLLLRVFIMFAGTYYLLTDGPRLVGWFLDTFDGSGVLREYAAAVDEELSSILFGNILNALVTGVIGIFVFSLYNLVAPGSVQIPFAPLVGALTGIGSLIPVVGMKIVYLPVAVLLAVSAVVTGQTAALAWVALFLVVTLVVVDTIPDFLIRPYVSGDLTHVGLLMFAYILGPIAFGFYGIFLGPMLLVLAAQFFRIIVPYIITGTVETTQTSLSEYDSGES; from the coding sequence ATGGAATACAGTACCGACCTCGGACGGCGCGTCCTCCTCACCCTCGCGGGCGTCGCACTCCTCCTCGTGGTCGGGCTCGTCCTGTCCCAGTTCCTTCCGACGCTCGTGTTTACCGTCTTTCTGTACTATGCCAGCCGACCGATTTATCGACGGCTCGGACGGCTTCCGCTGCCCAAGTCGTTCCTGAAGCGGGCCGTCCCCTACCAGAAGCAGGTCCATGCGGCCGCCACGATTTTCTTCTTTCTGTTGCCGTTTGTGGTTCTGGTCGGCTACACGCTCGTCCTCGTTATCCCTGAGCTACAGTCGTTCTTCGGCGAGGGTGGCCTGGGTGCGGCGTACCTCTCACAGTTTCAGGAGCTGCAGGGTGGCTCGCCGCCGGGACCGCTCGCTGACCTCGGCTTCTCAGAGGTGCTGGCAATGGGGCCGGCTGAGGTGATCGACCTGTTGCGAAACGCGACAGTCCAGTCGTGGCTGGGACGAGTCTCTGATACGCTCATTGGATCGTTGAGTCTGCTCACATCGCTACTGCTTCGCGTGTTCATCATGTTCGCTGGAACGTACTACCTGCTTACCGACGGACCGCGGCTTGTCGGCTGGTTTCTCGACACCTTCGACGGGTCGGGTGTCCTTCGCGAGTACGCGGCGGCAGTCGACGAGGAACTGTCTTCAATTCTCTTCGGAAACATCCTGAACGCACTGGTGACCGGCGTCATCGGGATTTTCGTGTTCTCGCTGTACAATCTGGTCGCTCCCGGCTCAGTACAGATTCCGTTTGCGCCACTTGTCGGCGCACTCACCGGCATCGGCAGCCTCATTCCCGTGGTCGGGATGAAAATCGTCTACCTGCCCGTCGCTGTGCTGCTTGCGGTCTCCGCGGTCGTCACGGGGCAGACGGCGGCCCTGGCCTGGGTTGCCCTCTTCCTCGTGGTCACACTGGTCGTCGTCGACACTATCCCGGATTTCCTGATTCGGCCGTACGTCAGTGGCGACCTGACCCACGTCGGCCTGTTGATGTTCGCGTACATCCTCGGTCCCATCGCCTTTGGCTTCTACGGCATCTTTTTGGGTCCGATGCTGCTGGTCCTTGCCGCCCAGTTCTTCCGGATTATTGTCCCCTACATCATTACGGGCACAGTCGAAACGACACAGACGTCGCTCTCCGAATACGACTCCGGGGAGTCGTAA
- a CDS encoding DolP-mannose mannosyltransferase, translating into MAPDAGIFEHLGWYLTHGGRLYVDAWEPKLPLSYETTGVLALLSGGDMYRLHLLSVVLMSGAVCAIVALVVMLVYDITGDDIVAPLAGLSMFLLPGFAVRPAYGFKAKYLLVLCGLLAIYLYTRGYPALSGVAAAASVGYWQAGAIFPLIVVGLAVQRRDMRALERVVAGGLGFTIVMLLPVFLLWHSASEMVVQVFLVPLQTEEHASLLARFVAGVVHFKWASPFVVLGGLGLAHTARHCFTGADGVVGRTEWWIPVGAAWFVFLILFVDFETGGYTDLIPGLAFVAIGLGMVATVFRDRQQTQYLSAILALVLVVNVVFLGSVGVIFTPVETPGPEPMSDLETHDLPAAYDEAEPVPDVRYLYWQQAEPSTCHYRLSVMELRWLDRIDSSVDSRCLDFGTASARLRNG; encoded by the coding sequence ATGGCACCCGACGCTGGAATCTTCGAGCATCTCGGCTGGTATCTGACACATGGTGGCCGGTTGTACGTCGATGCCTGGGAACCGAAGTTGCCGCTGTCCTACGAGACGACTGGGGTACTGGCGTTGCTATCTGGCGGCGATATGTATCGCCTCCACCTCCTCAGCGTGGTGCTGATGAGCGGCGCGGTGTGTGCAATCGTTGCACTCGTTGTGATGCTCGTCTACGACATCACTGGCGACGATATCGTTGCGCCGCTGGCTGGTCTGTCGATGTTCCTGTTGCCGGGGTTTGCTGTCCGTCCGGCGTATGGGTTCAAAGCGAAATATCTTCTCGTTCTCTGTGGGCTACTAGCGATATATCTGTACACGCGTGGCTACCCGGCACTGAGCGGTGTGGCTGCGGCAGCCAGCGTGGGATACTGGCAGGCAGGAGCCATCTTCCCGCTGATTGTGGTCGGTTTAGCGGTCCAGCGGCGCGACATGCGGGCGCTTGAGCGTGTCGTCGCCGGTGGCCTCGGTTTTACCATCGTCATGTTGCTGCCGGTGTTTCTCCTGTGGCATTCGGCCTCGGAGATGGTCGTTCAGGTTTTCCTCGTCCCGTTACAGACGGAGGAACACGCGTCGTTGCTCGCTCGGTTTGTGGCCGGTGTTGTCCACTTCAAATGGGCGTCACCGTTCGTCGTGCTTGGTGGACTTGGCCTCGCTCACACCGCTCGACACTGTTTCACTGGTGCTGACGGTGTTGTCGGACGCACCGAATGGTGGATTCCGGTCGGCGCAGCGTGGTTTGTGTTTCTGATACTGTTCGTTGATTTCGAGACCGGTGGCTACACAGACCTCATTCCGGGGCTTGCGTTCGTCGCAATCGGGCTCGGGATGGTTGCGACAGTGTTTCGGGACCGGCAACAGACACAGTATCTCAGCGCCATCCTTGCGCTGGTCCTCGTTGTGAATGTCGTCTTCCTCGGTAGCGTTGGCGTTATCTTCACACCCGTCGAGACACCGGGCCCGGAACCGATGTCAGATCTCGAAACCCACGACCTCCCAGCGGCATACGACGAGGCCGAACCAGTACCCGACGTCCGGTACCTCTACTGGCAACAGGCCGAGCCATCGACGTGTCACTACCGCCTCTCGGTGATGGAGCTACGGTGGCTCGACCGAATCGATTCGTCGGTAGACAGTCGCTGTCTCGACTTCGGGACTGCCAGCGCCCGACTCAGGAACGGGTAG
- a CDS encoding serine/threonine-protein kinase RIO2, translated as MVQNVASVMAELEPEDFHLLSGVEQGMRFSEYVAREKLTEFSRLTTEDVDYRLDRCADRGLVERKTIQYEGFKLTFEGYDTLALHTFAERDTIEGVGSPLGVGKESDVYEAQSYKPVALKYHREGYTNFREVMKEREYTADRDHVSWLYTARKAAEREYDALETLYPNVSVPQPIDTNRHAIVMEKIDGVELSRTKLETAQVLPILDLVLEEMQTAYREGYVHADMSEYNVFVTNEGVVVFDWPQAVPTDHENARELLTRDVENIVSYFERKYPQEISNVDRDAVAERLATDAFDSITEFTE; from the coding sequence ATGGTCCAGAACGTGGCTTCAGTGATGGCGGAGCTGGAACCCGAGGACTTCCATCTGCTCTCTGGCGTCGAACAGGGGATGCGGTTCTCGGAGTACGTCGCCCGCGAGAAGTTGACCGAGTTCTCCCGGCTGACGACAGAAGATGTCGACTACCGGCTTGACCGGTGTGCGGACCGGGGACTGGTCGAGCGAAAAACCATCCAGTACGAAGGGTTCAAACTCACTTTTGAAGGGTACGATACGCTTGCGCTGCATACCTTTGCTGAGCGAGACACAATTGAAGGAGTGGGATCGCCGCTGGGCGTCGGCAAGGAGAGCGACGTGTACGAGGCCCAGTCGTACAAACCGGTGGCGCTGAAATACCACCGCGAGGGGTACACCAATTTCCGCGAAGTGATGAAAGAACGAGAGTACACCGCCGACCGAGACCATGTCTCCTGGCTCTACACCGCCCGGAAGGCAGCCGAGCGGGAGTACGATGCCCTCGAGACGCTGTATCCGAACGTGTCGGTCCCACAGCCAATCGACACGAACCGCCATGCGATTGTCATGGAGAAAATAGATGGCGTCGAGCTCTCCCGAACGAAACTCGAAACAGCACAGGTACTACCGATTCTAGATCTCGTGCTTGAGGAGATGCAGACGGCCTACCGCGAAGGGTACGTCCACGCGGACATGAGCGAGTACAACGTCTTCGTCACGAACGAGGGTGTCGTCGTCTTCGACTGGCCACAGGCAGTCCCGACCGACCACGAAAACGCCCGGGAACTGCTAACTCGCGATGTCGAGAACATCGTGAGCTACTTCGAACGAAAATATCCGCAGGAAATCAGTAACGTCGACAGGGACGCAGTCGCCGAACGGCTGGCGACCGACGCGTTCGATTCGATTACCGAATTTACTGAGTAG
- a CDS encoding metal-dependent transcriptional regulator gives MSTAPEYLLAIYIAQHRSEPPVSPGELGEMLDRSPAAVTEMCQRLSEDGLVSYKPYDGVTLTEPGREKAAELHETYVTVSWFFRGVLDLDDHETEAMELAGLVSPIVAKRLAATLPCDAGESTRGLADSNTTASDRDTV, from the coding sequence ATGAGCACGGCACCGGAGTACCTGTTGGCGATCTATATCGCACAGCACCGGAGCGAACCGCCTGTTTCGCCGGGGGAGTTGGGAGAGATGCTCGACCGGTCTCCGGCAGCGGTGACGGAGATGTGTCAGCGACTTTCGGAAGACGGTCTCGTGTCCTACAAGCCCTACGACGGGGTGACACTGACCGAACCGGGACGCGAGAAAGCCGCGGAGTTGCACGAGACGTACGTGACCGTCTCGTGGTTCTTTCGGGGTGTGCTGGACCTCGACGACCACGAGACAGAAGCGATGGAGCTGGCCGGTCTAGTCAGTCCGATAGTTGCCAAGCGGCTGGCGGCCACACTGCCCTGTGACGCCGGGGAAAGTACACGGGGGCTCGCCGATTCAAACACGACGGCCTCCGATAGAGACACTGTTTGA
- a CDS encoding NifU family protein — MSVEGLERQTRNYLSNNVPQIQQHGGNFEVREVDESKGTATVAIGGACSGCGIAPMTMKAIEQRLPESVDGLEDVEVVRSGGPRAAVMPSKTDDMEEMDEYEDYSPPF; from the coding sequence ATGAGCGTAGAAGGACTCGAACGACAGACGCGTAACTACTTGAGCAATAACGTCCCGCAGATCCAGCAACACGGCGGCAACTTCGAGGTCCGCGAGGTCGACGAGAGCAAAGGCACGGCTACCGTCGCTATCGGCGGCGCGTGTTCGGGATGTGGCATCGCTCCGATGACGATGAAGGCAATCGAGCAGCGACTCCCCGAGAGTGTCGACGGGCTCGAAGATGTCGAAGTCGTCCGCTCCGGCGGGCCGCGCGCCGCGGTCATGCCCTCGAAGACCGACGATATGGAGGAGATGGACGAGTACGAAGATTACAGCCCGCCGTTCTGA
- a CDS encoding ABC transporter substrate-binding protein — protein MPYDADTDASTVSRRRVLKTAGASAVVAFAGCNAGSDGAEQGESGGEQSLDPVRERAEVAVDDIQEGGTLRFGLGAGIDSFDPSYSTSAPAGNVHGLVYEGLITQDAAGTVYPWLARTWERVEVQEVEDGAYEPYMVSAETDDEGNLVADDQIIIRNPDAGEVLTVNEAPDAVEDGTYGIQYQAELHEGVTFHNGEEMTAEHVARSYEVLENSAISAQTFDSFLYAEAVDDYTVNIYGQEPDAEADSQLPPTVYPMAHIEDYPDTAADPRNDLTPIGTGPFEFESYEAEQRAQFSTFDDYWLDDLGLDALEWWDGPEGFPTSPVVDDVTVSIVTDDATRAAALNNNEIDLTYGLTSDTYSEYRSSEEYRLSVTNAGAYNFLQYPVTVSPWDDPRIRRGVNQLIPRAQIAENIYNGYRNPAYTPLPELAAAEGSADYDALVEELRPETEQNTEAATELLGEAVDDLGVETPIEATIETNTSDDRVREAELIAQVMSNTEFFDISVETFEFTTFVQRILGPEYYQQGNIVLIGLSGTFNPGSFYDAVNSIDNFGQCCNFQRVDTPDLDEIATEARFSVEAVEDPAFRGEQYDQVWRGLIEQAPNSYTVFGTNVSSLSTDYVGHNTYTFSGGILPYGLHDPTDQQVAYLDRE, from the coding sequence ATGCCTTATGACGCAGATACCGATGCGAGTACAGTATCGCGACGGCGCGTCCTCAAGACGGCGGGCGCGTCGGCGGTGGTGGCGTTCGCCGGCTGCAACGCCGGAAGCGACGGAGCGGAGCAGGGTGAAAGCGGGGGCGAGCAGAGCCTCGACCCAGTTCGGGAACGGGCGGAGGTTGCCGTCGACGACATCCAAGAGGGCGGGACACTCAGGTTCGGCCTCGGAGCGGGTATCGACTCCTTCGACCCGTCTTACAGCACCAGTGCGCCGGCCGGGAACGTCCACGGACTCGTCTACGAGGGCCTCATCACACAGGACGCTGCGGGGACCGTGTACCCGTGGCTCGCGCGGACGTGGGAACGGGTAGAGGTCCAAGAGGTCGAAGACGGAGCCTACGAGCCGTACATGGTGTCGGCGGAGACGGACGACGAGGGGAACCTCGTCGCCGACGACCAGATCATCATCAGGAACCCTGACGCCGGCGAGGTGCTGACGGTCAACGAAGCGCCGGACGCGGTTGAAGACGGCACCTATGGAATTCAGTACCAAGCCGAACTCCACGAGGGCGTCACCTTCCACAACGGCGAGGAAATGACCGCAGAGCACGTCGCCCGCTCGTATGAGGTGCTTGAGAACTCCGCGATTTCGGCCCAGACCTTCGACTCGTTCCTCTACGCCGAGGCTGTCGATGACTACACCGTCAACATCTACGGGCAGGAGCCAGACGCCGAGGCCGACAGTCAACTCCCACCGACGGTGTACCCCATGGCGCACATCGAGGACTACCCCGATACCGCCGCGGACCCGCGCAACGACCTGACGCCTATCGGGACCGGTCCCTTCGAGTTCGAGTCCTACGAGGCCGAACAGCGCGCCCAGTTCAGCACGTTCGACGACTACTGGCTGGACGACCTCGGCCTCGACGCGCTGGAGTGGTGGGACGGCCCAGAGGGGTTCCCGACGAGCCCAGTCGTCGACGATGTCACGGTCTCCATCGTTACCGACGACGCGACCCGTGCGGCCGCGCTCAACAACAACGAGATAGACCTCACCTATGGCCTCACGAGCGACACCTACAGCGAGTACCGGAGTTCGGAGGAGTACCGGCTCAGCGTGACCAACGCCGGGGCGTACAATTTCCTGCAGTACCCTGTCACGGTCTCGCCGTGGGACGACCCCCGCATCCGCCGGGGGGTCAATCAGTTGATTCCACGCGCCCAGATCGCCGAGAATATCTATAACGGGTACCGGAATCCGGCCTACACGCCACTGCCAGAGTTGGCCGCTGCGGAAGGGTCGGCCGACTACGACGCGCTGGTGGAGGAACTGCGCCCGGAGACCGAACAGAACACCGAGGCCGCGACCGAACTGCTAGGGGAGGCCGTCGACGACCTCGGCGTCGAGACACCAATCGAGGCGACCATCGAGACCAACACCTCCGACGACCGGGTGCGCGAGGCCGAACTCATCGCCCAGGTGATGAGCAACACGGAGTTTTTCGACATCAGCGTCGAGACCTTCGAGTTCACGACGTTCGTCCAGCGCATCCTCGGCCCGGAGTACTACCAGCAGGGCAACATCGTCCTCATCGGCCTCTCGGGGACGTTCAACCCCGGGAGCTTCTACGACGCCGTCAACTCCATCGACAACTTCGGCCAGTGCTGTAACTTCCAGCGGGTCGATACGCCCGATCTCGACGAGATCGCAACGGAAGCGCGGTTCTCGGTCGAGGCCGTCGAGGACCCCGCGTTCCGCGGGGAACAGTACGACCAGGTGTGGCGCGGACTCATCGAGCAGGCCCCGAACAGCTACACCGTCTTCGGAACGAACGTCTCGTCGCTGTCAACCGACTACGTCGGGCACAACACGTACACGTTCTCGGGCGGGATTCTCCCCTACGGACTGCACGACCCGACGGACCAGCAGGTCGCGTATCTGGACCGGGAGTGA
- a CDS encoding ABC transporter permease encodes MSLRRFIAVRVAATVPILFGVSVLTFALVHLTPGDPIDQMVALNPQISAAEEAAIRARYGLDGPVWQQYLTWIGNVLQGDLGTVISVDQPVLPYIMARLPETIALGLFGWAIALLISIPTGIYAAVNKDTLGDDLSRVFALSGISLPNFWLGLMLILVFALWLDLWPVLAPDRPLLSPEMLWYLVLPGVTIGTASSATLMRVMRSSMAEEMNKQYVTAARAKGLPERTVVLKHVLRNSLISVTTIAAFLTASIFAGAVVVEQVFAWPGLGRAFVGAIVGREVDLIMAITLFTGVTIILANLLADIAYALLDPRIRYD; translated from the coding sequence ATGAGCCTCAGACGATTCATCGCGGTTCGCGTGGCCGCGACGGTGCCGATACTGTTTGGCGTCTCGGTGCTTACCTTCGCGCTGGTCCACCTGACGCCGGGGGACCCCATCGACCAGATGGTTGCACTGAACCCCCAGATTTCGGCGGCTGAGGAGGCAGCGATACGCGCCAGATACGGCCTCGACGGCCCTGTCTGGCAGCAGTATCTCACATGGATAGGTAACGTTCTGCAGGGCGACCTCGGCACGGTCATCAGCGTCGACCAGCCGGTCCTGCCCTACATCATGGCCCGGCTCCCCGAAACCATCGCGCTGGGGCTGTTCGGCTGGGCCATCGCATTGCTGATCTCCATCCCGACCGGTATCTACGCTGCGGTGAACAAGGATACGCTGGGCGACGACCTCTCGCGGGTGTTCGCCCTTTCGGGCATCTCGCTGCCGAACTTCTGGCTCGGCCTGATGCTCATCCTCGTGTTCGCGCTCTGGCTCGACCTGTGGCCGGTGCTGGCTCCGGACAGGCCGCTACTCTCGCCTGAGATGCTGTGGTATCTCGTCCTCCCGGGCGTCACCATCGGGACAGCGTCGTCGGCGACGCTGATGCGCGTGATGCGGTCGTCGATGGCCGAAGAAATGAACAAGCAGTACGTCACGGCGGCGCGGGCGAAGGGGCTTCCGGAGCGGACAGTCGTGTTGAAACACGTCCTGCGGAACTCGCTCATTTCCGTGACCACTATTGCCGCGTTCCTGACCGCGAGTATCTTCGCCGGTGCCGTCGTCGTCGAGCAGGTGTTCGCCTGGCCCGGCCTGGGCCGAGCCTTCGTCGGCGCTATCGTCGGCCGCGAAGTCGACCTCATTATGGCGATTACGCTGTTTACCGGTGTGACGATCATCCTGGCAAACTTGCTCGCAGACATTGCGTACGCGCTGTTAGACCCACGAATCCGCTATGACTGA
- a CDS encoding ABC transporter permease has protein sequence MSTDRGRIRITGFDADRVESREPLSDWTEQRGTETESRWGRAWREFRDNRSAMLGLYTVALMGILALFARPVTIAGVTVQPFSLAPYDPSAILYVQGLDVSAYEAPSLAHPFGTDGSARDVFSRVLYGGRFSLSIGFIVVFITAAIGLVYGAIAGYYGGRVDEVMMRTLDLIFAFPGLLLALIIVAVLGKGYWELVLAFTAFGWAGYARLIRGEILKVKENEYVMAAKALGARDRRVIFRHVVPNAVAPLVVQASLSIGTVVIGVAALGFLGLGLPPGSAEWGTMLDQTRETIVQGPGGTIPWWVTVFPGGAIFLFVMSMNLIGDGINDALDAQEGEDVARGGEV, from the coding sequence ATGAGTACTGACCGAGGACGCATCCGGATAACGGGGTTCGACGCCGACCGCGTCGAGTCCCGCGAACCACTATCCGACTGGACAGAGCAGCGAGGCACTGAAACCGAGAGCCGCTGGGGGCGCGCCTGGCGTGAGTTCCGTGACAACCGGAGCGCGATGCTCGGGCTCTATACTGTTGCCCTGATGGGAATCCTGGCTCTATTCGCCCGCCCAGTCACCATTGCTGGCGTGACAGTCCAGCCCTTCTCGCTGGCCCCCTACGACCCGAGCGCGATTCTGTACGTACAGGGCCTCGATGTGAGTGCGTACGAGGCTCCGTCGCTGGCCCATCCCTTCGGAACCGACGGCTCCGCCCGGGACGTGTTCTCCCGCGTGCTGTACGGCGGTCGGTTCAGCCTCTCGATTGGCTTTATTGTGGTGTTCATCACCGCCGCCATCGGGCTGGTGTATGGTGCCATCGCGGGCTACTACGGCGGCCGGGTTGACGAGGTGATGATGCGAACGCTGGACCTGATATTCGCGTTCCCCGGCCTCCTGCTGGCGTTGATTATCGTCGCTGTGCTCGGCAAAGGGTACTGGGAGCTAGTGCTCGCGTTCACCGCATTCGGCTGGGCCGGCTACGCCCGGCTGATACGCGGGGAGATACTGAAAGTCAAGGAAAACGAGTACGTCATGGCCGCGAAGGCGCTGGGCGCGCGTGACCGGCGCGTCATCTTCAGACACGTCGTCCCCAACGCTGTCGCACCGCTTGTCGTCCAGGCCTCTCTCTCTATCGGAACGGTCGTCATCGGTGTGGCGGCACTTGGCTTCCTCGGGCTGGGCCTTCCGCCCGGGTCAGCCGAGTGGGGGACGATGCTGGATCAGACCCGCGAGACTATCGTTCAGGGCCCTGGTGGGACGATCCCCTGGTGGGTCACTGTGTTCCCCGGCGGCGCGATCTTCCTGTTCGTGATGTCGATGAACCTCATCGGCGACGGCATCAACGATGCCCTCGACGCCCAGGAGGGCGAAGACGTGGCCCGCGGGGGCGAGGTCTGA
- a CDS encoding ABC transporter ATP-binding protein, with protein MALLEVENLTVNFYTEEGVVTAVDDLSFRINRGEKFGVVGESGAGKSVTALSVMRLIEEPGRIESGTIRFDGQDLTELSDSEVRDVRGNDVAMIFQDAQTALNPVYTVGEQISEAIRHHLDYDDTAARERTIRLLDDVGIPEPEARYDDYPHEFSGGMQQRAIIAMALSCDPELLIADEPTTALDVTIEAKILDRLNRLADEYDTAIQLITHDLGVIAEMCDRVMVMYAGRAVEKASVEELYYDPKHPYTVGLMSAIPRIGDRQDRLKTIPGTMPDLVEVPSGCSFHPRCPFAEEVCTRKQPPLVDPETGDGVGLSDRGAACLAYTGDLDDELDYEVEVQGRDTPPDNTQPGSRSGRTDADPLRTDSDPVGLDTDLLDRDGNADNDTGGQQDG; from the coding sequence ATGGCGCTGCTCGAAGTCGAGAACCTCACGGTGAACTTCTACACCGAGGAGGGCGTTGTCACCGCCGTCGACGACCTCTCGTTTCGTATCAACCGCGGCGAGAAGTTCGGCGTCGTCGGCGAGAGCGGCGCGGGCAAGAGCGTCACCGCGCTGTCGGTAATGCGACTCATCGAAGAGCCCGGCCGTATCGAGAGCGGGACGATTCGTTTTGACGGCCAGGACCTCACCGAACTGTCCGACTCCGAGGTTCGAGATGTCCGGGGCAACGACGTTGCGATGATATTTCAGGACGCACAGACCGCACTCAACCCCGTCTACACCGTCGGCGAACAGATTTCAGAGGCTATCCGGCACCACCTCGACTACGACGACACAGCCGCTCGCGAACGCACGATTCGGCTGCTCGATGATGTCGGTATCCCGGAACCCGAAGCCAGATACGACGACTACCCACACGAATTCTCCGGCGGGATGCAACAGCGGGCCATCATCGCGATGGCGCTGTCCTGTGACCCCGAACTCCTCATCGCCGACGAGCCGACGACGGCGCTTGACGTGACCATCGAGGCGAAGATTCTGGACCGCCTCAACCGGCTCGCCGACGAGTACGACACGGCGATTCAGCTCATCACCCACGACCTCGGCGTCATCGCGGAGATGTGCGACCGGGTGATGGTGATGTACGCCGGCCGCGCTGTCGAGAAAGCTTCTGTCGAAGAACTGTACTACGACCCAAAACACCCCTACACCGTCGGGCTGATGAGTGCTATCCCGCGTATCGGCGACCGGCAGGACCGCCTCAAGACGATTCCGGGGACCATGCCGGACCTCGTCGAAGTGCCATCGGGCTGTAGCTTCCACCCACGCTGTCCCTTCGCCGAGGAGGTCTGTACGCGCAAACAACCACCGCTCGTCGACCCGGAGACCGGCGACGGCGTCGGCCTGTCTGACCGCGGAGCGGCCTGTCTGGCCTACACCGGCGACCTTGACGACGAACTGGATTACGAGGTCGAGGTACAGGGTCGCGACACGCCGCCCGACAACACACAGCCCGGCTCCCGCTCCGGACGGACGGACGCAGATCCACTCCGGACAGACTCCGATCCGGTCGGCCTCGATACCGACCTGCTAGACCGGGACGGCAACGCGGACAACGATACGGGGGGCCAGCAGGATGGCTAA